One part of the Salmo salar chromosome ssa28, Ssal_v3.1, whole genome shotgun sequence genome encodes these proteins:
- the LOC123723868 gene encoding uncharacterized protein isoform X2: MSQSGKVIHLYAEVRSAPEQDGKGGLGGGVEGLGTGSDSASAQDRPAGLLSQLACQTKCQTPTKAPTHRLAHNFTHTQSPSRHKVSFQLHQGSGTQSPSTSHQQSLPAALTHSPVFSGTGKSTTPHTHPSKGQGVGGNGKRSVVTFSYIEKANVKTVESPQNSACQRRSREEQSSPPSHPRNKLSDPIWLGSPGSSCSSIPKLAFCPPGGHQQQPAGSPSLRHPVLDPDGIAATQRALEEFGFGSPLFRSKVIHGLEQSPRGSRHNLQARCLSWAGGSPVQRHSACNNLHNNHAVDADRNRAICGPLPRSSASVQLSSHAKQAALGMSPNSRPCSCMGLQAQSPHHWAGLDKALAGSPTTQKQVHKPCNSSSSSQGTIIQLENKLGAGTVLNQLSCSKPSSPANSPEVARRLAEEATKVSSILAEVKRNSLTLHNALDEVESPNSVCMSGEADSSVPNAQGQHLQHQTVKMNIPLHGQHTPASNDTGSHRAGNSLPSSRTQDSNSPTTTNHGTQHGRGQALAQSSILSDTVVSVGGSPALPSRFIRPSIPPTETSSPLKDPRLLRAQLRVTESPTLHRCRPPQYTRDFWSFEPDRRADFSCFDRGDSAELARRLYIRQSVVEAPVSWTSRQPWSHLVGEESRNSSSNPIHGPGPGQQPLSVAQQKRAERRRREVLLLGPVVLDSPEEDEGLNGDGEEVHGPGQQIGLLRVEEPPEGEQIRVAGSSSRSSSGVTGSLGERDCVSPESSQSSHQSNETGAATSGIQCFGAASGISLIALGGMNSGTNSGSRIPGRHADGQWFCSPRPLPPLSEDSSCQVGVPIWDPR, translated from the exons ATGTCCCAGTCTGGAAAAGTCATTCATCTGTATGCGGAGGTGAGGTCAGCCCCAGAGCAGGATGGGAAGGGGGGCttgggaggaggagtggaggggcttGGGACTGGGAGTGACTCAGCCTCAGCACAGGATCGGCCTGCGGGGCTTTTGTCCCAGCTAGCCTGCCAGACAAAATGCCAAACTCCTACCAAAGCTCCAACACACCGcctggcccataacttcacccaCACCCAGTCTCCCTCCAGACACAAAGTGAGCTTCCAGCTCCACCAAGGTAGTGGCACCCAATCGCCTAGCACCTCCCATCAACAGAGTTTACCAGCAGCACTGACCCACTCCCCAGTCTTTTCTGGGACTGGGAAGagcaccaccccacacacacacccctccaaaGGGCAGGGGGTGGGGGGCAATGGCAAACGGTCGGTGGTCACCTTCAGCTACATTGAGAAGGCTAACGTCAAGACAGTGGAGAGCCCACAGAACTCAGCCTGTCAGAGGAGGTCTAGGGAGGAGCAGTCGTCCCCACCTTCCCACCCCCGGAATAAACTCAGCGACCCCATCTGGTTGGGTAGTCCTGGCTCCTCATGCAGCTCCATTCCCAAACTAGCGTTTTGTCCCCCAGGGGGTCACCAGCAGCAGCCGGCAGGCTCTCCCAGCCTCCGCCACCCTGTCTTGGATCCTGACGGTATTGCGGCCACCCAGCGTGCCCTGGAGGAGTTTGGGTTTGGTTCCCCCCTGTTCAGGAGTAAGGTCATCCATGGGCTCGAGCAGAGTCCCAGGGGCTCCCGCCACAACCTGCAGGCCCGCTGCCTGTCCTGGGCCGGTGGTTCTCCTGTCCAGCGCCACAGCGCCTGCAATAATCTCCACAATAATCACGCTGTGGATGCAGATAGAAACCGGGCCATTTGCGGGCCATTACCCAGGAGCTCAGCCTCAGTCCAGCTTTCGTCCCATGCTAAGCAGGCCGCTCTGGGGATGTCTCCTAACTCAAGACCCTGTTCGTGCATGGGGCTCCAGGCCCAGAGCCCACACCACTGGGCAGGTCTGGACAAAGCATTAGCAGGTAGTCCAACCACACAGAAACAAGTGCACAAGCCCTGTAACAGCAGTTCCTCCTCTCAAGGGACCATCATCCAACTTGAAAATAAACTAGGGGCGGGAACTGTACTGAATCAGCTAAGTTGTAGCAAACCCTCCTCCCCAGCCAACAGCCCTGAAGTGGCCCGGAGGCTTGCAGAGGAGGCTACTAAAGTATCCTCTATTTTAGCAGAGGTAAAGAGGAACTCATTGACATTGCACAATGCTTTAGACGAAGTTGAGAGCCCCAACTCTGTATGTATGTCTGGAGAAGCTGACAGTTCTGTCCCAAATGCACAAGGGCAACATTTGCAGCATCAGACAGTTAAGATGAATATCCCTTTACATGGCCAACACACACCAGCGTCGAACGACACTGGCTCTCACCGGGCTGGAAACTCTTTACCATCGTCACGCACACAGGACTCAAACTCTCCAACAACAACTAATCACGGGACACAGCATGGAAGAGGGCAGGCTCTGGCTCAGAGCTCCATTCTATCAGACACAGTAGTGAGTGTAGGAGGGTCCCCTGCCCTGCCTTCACGCTTCATCCGTCCATCTATTCCCCCAACCGAGACCAGCTCCCCTCTGAAAGACCCCAGGCTGCTGAGAGCCCAGCTCAGAGTCACAGAAAGCCCCACACTGCATCGCTGCCGGCCCCCTCAGTACACTAGAGATTTCTGGTCGTTCGAGCCGGACAGGAGAGCCGACTTCTCCTGCTTTGACAGGGGGGATAGTGCCGAGCTGGCTCGTAGGCTCTACATACGCCAAAGTGTGGTGGAAGCCCCTGTCAGCTGGACCTCCAGGCAGCCCTGGAGCCACCtagtgggggaggagagcagaAACTCCAGTTCCAACCCCATACACGGACCTGGACCTGGGCAGCAGCCCCTAAGCGTGGCCCAGCAGAAAAGGGCCGAgcgtaggaggagggaggttctGCTGCTGGGCCCTGTGGTGCTGGACTCGCCAGAGGAGGATGAGGGCCTGAATGGGGATGGGGAAGAGGTTCACGGACCAGGGCAACAGATAGGCCTGCTGAGGGTGGAGGAGCCTCCAGAGGGGGAGCAAATCAGGGTAGCAGGGTCCTCATCACGCAGCTCCAGCGGGGTGACCGGCAGCCTGGGGGAAAGGGACTGTGTGTCCCCAGAGTCCAGTCAGTCCAGCCACCAGAGCAACGAGACAGGGGCTGCCACCTCAGGGATACAG tgttttggagcagcctctggaataagtttaATTGCACTGGGAGGTATGAACAGCGGAACCAATTCgggaagtcgtattcctggtcgtcaTGCTG ACGGACAGTGGTTCTGCAGTCCCAggcccctccctccactctcagAGGATAGCTCGTGCCAAGTGGGAGTTCCTATTTGGGACCCCCGCTGA
- the LOC123723868 gene encoding uncharacterized protein isoform X1, which yields MSQSGKVIHLYAEVRSAPEQDGKGGLGGGVEGLGTGSDSASAQDRPAGLLSQLACQTKCQTPTKAPTHRLAHNFTHTQSPSRHKVSFQLHQGSGTQSPSTSHQQSLPAALTHSPVFSGTGKSTTPHTHPSKGQGVGGNGKRSVVTFSYIEKANVKTVESPQNSACQRRSREEQSSPPSHPRNKLSDPIWLGSPGSSCSSIPKLAFCPPGGHQQQPAGSPSLRHPVLDPDGIAATQRALEEFGFGSPLFRSKVIHGLEQSPRGSRHNLQARCLSWAGGSPVQRHSACNNLHNNHAVDADRNRAICGPLPRSSASVQLSSHAKQAALGMSPNSRPCSCMGLQAQSPHHWAGLDKALAGSPTTQKQVHKPCNSSSSSQGTIIQLENKLGAGTVLNQLSCSKPSSPANSPEVARRLAEEATKVSSILAEVKRNSLTLHNALDEVESPNSVCMSGEADSSVPNAQGQHLQHQTVKMNIPLHGQHTPASNDTGSHRAGNSLPSSRTQDSNSPTTTNHGTQHGRGQALAQSSILSDTVVSVGGSPALPSRFIRPSIPPTETSSPLKDPRLLRAQLRVTESPTLHRCRPPQYTRDFWSFEPDRRADFSCFDRGDSAELARRLYIRQSVVEAPVSWTSRQPWSHLVGEESRNSSSNPIHGPGPGQQPLSVAQQKRAERRRREVLLLGPVVLDSPEEDEGLNGDGEEVHGPGQQIGLLRVEEPPEGEQIRVAGSSSRSSSGVTGSLGERDCVSPESSQSSHQSNETGAATSGIQTDSGSAVPGPSLHSQRIARAKWEFLFGTPAEEDASRGEKNTIEASTAPPSGQSSESPTPTPPHLPPPHLG from the exons ATGTCCCAGTCTGGAAAAGTCATTCATCTGTATGCGGAGGTGAGGTCAGCCCCAGAGCAGGATGGGAAGGGGGGCttgggaggaggagtggaggggcttGGGACTGGGAGTGACTCAGCCTCAGCACAGGATCGGCCTGCGGGGCTTTTGTCCCAGCTAGCCTGCCAGACAAAATGCCAAACTCCTACCAAAGCTCCAACACACCGcctggcccataacttcacccaCACCCAGTCTCCCTCCAGACACAAAGTGAGCTTCCAGCTCCACCAAGGTAGTGGCACCCAATCGCCTAGCACCTCCCATCAACAGAGTTTACCAGCAGCACTGACCCACTCCCCAGTCTTTTCTGGGACTGGGAAGagcaccaccccacacacacacccctccaaaGGGCAGGGGGTGGGGGGCAATGGCAAACGGTCGGTGGTCACCTTCAGCTACATTGAGAAGGCTAACGTCAAGACAGTGGAGAGCCCACAGAACTCAGCCTGTCAGAGGAGGTCTAGGGAGGAGCAGTCGTCCCCACCTTCCCACCCCCGGAATAAACTCAGCGACCCCATCTGGTTGGGTAGTCCTGGCTCCTCATGCAGCTCCATTCCCAAACTAGCGTTTTGTCCCCCAGGGGGTCACCAGCAGCAGCCGGCAGGCTCTCCCAGCCTCCGCCACCCTGTCTTGGATCCTGACGGTATTGCGGCCACCCAGCGTGCCCTGGAGGAGTTTGGGTTTGGTTCCCCCCTGTTCAGGAGTAAGGTCATCCATGGGCTCGAGCAGAGTCCCAGGGGCTCCCGCCACAACCTGCAGGCCCGCTGCCTGTCCTGGGCCGGTGGTTCTCCTGTCCAGCGCCACAGCGCCTGCAATAATCTCCACAATAATCACGCTGTGGATGCAGATAGAAACCGGGCCATTTGCGGGCCATTACCCAGGAGCTCAGCCTCAGTCCAGCTTTCGTCCCATGCTAAGCAGGCCGCTCTGGGGATGTCTCCTAACTCAAGACCCTGTTCGTGCATGGGGCTCCAGGCCCAGAGCCCACACCACTGGGCAGGTCTGGACAAAGCATTAGCAGGTAGTCCAACCACACAGAAACAAGTGCACAAGCCCTGTAACAGCAGTTCCTCCTCTCAAGGGACCATCATCCAACTTGAAAATAAACTAGGGGCGGGAACTGTACTGAATCAGCTAAGTTGTAGCAAACCCTCCTCCCCAGCCAACAGCCCTGAAGTGGCCCGGAGGCTTGCAGAGGAGGCTACTAAAGTATCCTCTATTTTAGCAGAGGTAAAGAGGAACTCATTGACATTGCACAATGCTTTAGACGAAGTTGAGAGCCCCAACTCTGTATGTATGTCTGGAGAAGCTGACAGTTCTGTCCCAAATGCACAAGGGCAACATTTGCAGCATCAGACAGTTAAGATGAATATCCCTTTACATGGCCAACACACACCAGCGTCGAACGACACTGGCTCTCACCGGGCTGGAAACTCTTTACCATCGTCACGCACACAGGACTCAAACTCTCCAACAACAACTAATCACGGGACACAGCATGGAAGAGGGCAGGCTCTGGCTCAGAGCTCCATTCTATCAGACACAGTAGTGAGTGTAGGAGGGTCCCCTGCCCTGCCTTCACGCTTCATCCGTCCATCTATTCCCCCAACCGAGACCAGCTCCCCTCTGAAAGACCCCAGGCTGCTGAGAGCCCAGCTCAGAGTCACAGAAAGCCCCACACTGCATCGCTGCCGGCCCCCTCAGTACACTAGAGATTTCTGGTCGTTCGAGCCGGACAGGAGAGCCGACTTCTCCTGCTTTGACAGGGGGGATAGTGCCGAGCTGGCTCGTAGGCTCTACATACGCCAAAGTGTGGTGGAAGCCCCTGTCAGCTGGACCTCCAGGCAGCCCTGGAGCCACCtagtgggggaggagagcagaAACTCCAGTTCCAACCCCATACACGGACCTGGACCTGGGCAGCAGCCCCTAAGCGTGGCCCAGCAGAAAAGGGCCGAgcgtaggaggagggaggttctGCTGCTGGGCCCTGTGGTGCTGGACTCGCCAGAGGAGGATGAGGGCCTGAATGGGGATGGGGAAGAGGTTCACGGACCAGGGCAACAGATAGGCCTGCTGAGGGTGGAGGAGCCTCCAGAGGGGGAGCAAATCAGGGTAGCAGGGTCCTCATCACGCAGCTCCAGCGGGGTGACCGGCAGCCTGGGGGAAAGGGACTGTGTGTCCCCAGAGTCCAGTCAGTCCAGCCACCAGAGCAACGAGACAGGGGCTGCCACCTCAGGGATACAG ACGGACAGTGGTTCTGCAGTCCCAggcccctccctccactctcagAGGATAGCTCGTGCCAAGTGGGAGTTCCTATTTGGGACCCCCGCTGAGGAGGATGCCAGCAGGGGGGAGAAAA ATACCATCGAGGCCTCGACAGCTCCTCCTAGTGGCCAGTCCAGTGAATCCCCCACCCCCACgcccccccatctccctccccctcatcttGGCTAA